A window of Candidatus Zixiibacteriota bacterium genomic DNA:
CACCTGATAGGTGCGGCACGAATTGAAAACGGCACACGAGGACGTGTGCGGTTTATGGTATTGTTGGATTCCCGCGTCCGCTGGAATGACAATTTGTGGGTGTCGGGTTTCTCGGTCGAAGCGACCTCGGAACCCGACCTACGATGCGCCAGACAAACAGAAGACAGGCGCGGGGGGGCCGCGCCTGTTGCATATCGCACACAGTGTTATTACATAGGGAGCCGTCAGGCGGGGACGCCTGACGGCACAGTAAATGTCACACACAATGTAAGGTGTCGAAGATGTAATGTGTCGAATTATTCGACCGATTCGATCTCCACGCGGCGGTTCTGGGCTTTGCCTTCATCAGTGTTGTTGTCGCCGATGAAGTACTGCGGGTTCTCACCGTAGCCTTTGGAGGACATCCGATTGCTCGGTACACCTTTGCCTTCAAGATATGAGACGACCGCCTTGGCGCGGTTCTCGGACAGACGCTGGTTGTAGCCGGAGCCGCCGGTGTTGTCGGTAAATCCACCGACACGGATATTGATCTCCGGGAACGACTGCATTGTCTGCGCGACACCATCGAGAATCCGTTGCGAGCCAAGATCGATCTCGTACGAGTTAGTCGGGAAGTTGATGTGCAGTGTTATCTTCTCGCCCTTCTTGATGATCTTGGGGCAACCGGTCTCATCAACCGGAATCCCTGCCGGAGTGCCGGGGCATTTGTCCAGATAATCGGCCACACCGTCACCATCGGAATCCTTCGGGCAGCCAACCGCATCGACCGGAGCGCCGGTCGGCGTGTTCGGGCATTTGTCGAGATTATCGGTCACGCCATCGCCATCGGAGTCTATCGGGCATCCACTGGCGTCAACTCGCACACCAGCGGGAGTGCGTGGGCACTTGTCTGCTTCATCGGTGACACCATCGCCATCACTGTCTTTCGGGGTCTCTTTGACTACCGGTTTCTCGACCATCGCTGCCACCAATGGCTTATAATATTCGGCGACATAGGGACGATTGTCCTGAACATCGGGTACACCGTCCTGATCGGAGTCGACATCAGGCGGCTGCTGGAGCGGATCGACACGCGGACCCATGGGCGCCATGTAATACTCCAGCACGTACGGGCGATTGTCCAGATAGTCAGGGACTCCATCCATATCGGAGTCGACGGTGTTCGGCTGGGTGGTCGGATCCACGCGCGGCCCGGCCGGCATGTTGATATACTCCGCGAGATACGGACGGTTGTCGTTCATATCCGGCACGCCATCGGCATCGCTGTCCACCGTGGCAGGCTGCATCGCCGGATTCGCGCGCTCGGAGCTTGGCGCCATGAAGTACGAGGCGACATGCGGACGGCGATCCAGGTCATCAGGCAAGCCGTCGCCGTCGCTGTCGATTGCGCGAGCGGCAGGCGCGGCGAGCACAAAACAGGCGAGCAGTACCAGCAGCCCGGCTCTGATAATCTGCTTTCCGTACATAGACATTTCTCCCTTTTCAGTCAGGTTCATCAGGGTTTCCTTTGCTATTGGATATATTTGGTCGAAAACTGCCCATATTTAATGTGCTGTCGGGCGATTAGTCAACACCAACCCGCGGGCAATATGTGTTTTTGCCTGTATTCTATTGCGCTGCATAATGTTATATTGCTCCATTATGCCGAGTTTTGGTTGCCCAATGGCTATGAAAAGAGTATCTTGGTGAGTCGCCGATGTCCACATAGCACCCGTGTCGGGTTTCTC
This region includes:
- a CDS encoding OmpA family protein, with the protein product MNLTEKGEMSMYGKQIIRAGLLVLLACFVLAAPAARAIDSDGDGLPDDLDRRPHVASYFMAPSSERANPAMQPATVDSDADGVPDMNDNRPYLAEYINMPAGPRVDPTTQPNTVDSDMDGVPDYLDNRPYVLEYYMAPMGPRVDPLQQPPDVDSDQDGVPDVQDNRPYVAEYYKPLVAAMVEKPVVKETPKDSDGDGVTDEADKCPRTPAGVRVDASGCPIDSDGDGVTDNLDKCPNTPTGAPVDAVGCPKDSDGDGVADYLDKCPGTPAGIPVDETGCPKIIKKGEKITLHINFPTNSYEIDLGSQRILDGVAQTMQSFPEINIRVGGFTDNTGGSGYNQRLSENRAKAVVSYLEGKGVPSNRMSSKGYGENPQYFIGDNNTDEGKAQNRRVEIESVE